CTGGGACGTGCCGGAAGGCGCCCGGGACGACGCGGTTCTGGTGACCTCCGAGCTGGTCACGAACGCCCTCGTGCACGCGGCCGGTACGCGGATCGCCTGCCGACTGCGCCGTACGGCGGACCGGCTACGCATCGAGGTCGAGGACCAGGCAGGCGGCCCGGTGCTGCCGGCGGTGCGCCACCCCGGCCCGGAGGACCAGCACGGGCGGGGGCTGTTCCTGGTCGACACGCTCAGCCGCGACTGGGGCGTGAGCCCGGTCGGCGGCCGGCCCGGCGGAATCGTCTGGGCGGAGCTCCCCACCGGCCCCGGCTGACACGGCCCCCCACCGACTGCCGGACCGTCCCCACCAGTCCGAACTAGTCCGAAGGATCCCCATGCACCACATCACCCCCACCCCCGCACCGGCCGCCGACCCCTCCTGGACCCGCACCCACCCCAAGCCCGGCTCCGAGGAACAGGACGGCTGACAGGCGCGCTCCCCCGGCACCGGCCGCCAAGCCCCCTGCCCGCCGGAACCCCGCAACGGACCGGACTCACCCACGACCGACCGGCATCCGGGCGCCGATCCCGGCCCCACCCCGCCCCACCCCGCACCACTCCTCTCCCCTCCCCCCTCTCCGGCCGAAAACGCCCCTCACCACACCCCGGCCGGCTCCCGGACCCGGGTAGATTCGCCGGCGGTGCGGGTGGTCCGCATCCGGCCGGGGCACGGAGTCCGTGGCCGCCGGGCGTCGGCTGCGTCGGGGGTGTGCATGGGCTGGTCGGTGATCCGCCGGAGGCGGGCCGCGCCGGCCGTGCTGCCCGTGCCCGGGCGGTGCGGGCCCGAGGCCGGCCGGCATGTCCTGGCCACCGAACGCCTGCTGCTGTTCACGCCCCGCATCCGACTGGACGTGGCGGCGGCGCTCGCCGCCTGCGCCGACGCCGAGGCGCAGCGCTGGCTCGGCACCCAGGCGGACGAGGTCCTGCCCGACCCCGGCGTCCGCAGGGCCCTGCTGGCCTGGCGGCCGGCCGGTGAGGACGGGCGCCGGGTGCCCCGGAAGCTGGCCCGGCCGTATGTGCCCGGCCCGGACGACCCCCTGCTGCTCGTCTGTGTCCGCAGGTCGGACCTCTGCTATGCGGGCGCCCTCGAACTGGAGCCGCGCACGGGCGAGATGGGCGGCTGGCTGGCACCGGCCTGCCGCGGCCAGGGCCTGGGCGCGGAGCTGTTCCGCGCGGGCGCGGCCCTCGCGCACGCCCATGCCGGGCTGGCCACGGTACGGGCCGGCGCCGAGCCCGGGAACACCGCGAG
This genomic interval from Streptomyces sp. NBC_00557 contains the following:
- a CDS encoding GNAT family N-acetyltransferase, which codes for MGWSVIRRRRAAPAVLPVPGRCGPEAGRHVLATERLLLFTPRIRLDVAAALAACADAEAQRWLGTQADEVLPDPGVRRALLAWRPAGEDGRRVPRKLARPYVPGPDDPLLLVCVRRSDLCYAGALELEPRTGEMGGWLAPACRGQGLGAELFRAGAALAHAHAGLATVRAGAEPGNTASRRALARAGFVRAEGPPRHTLPDGRVVETVWHRHDSPAASRCR
- a CDS encoding ATP-binding protein translates to MPRSGADAVWQPCGPSVPAGVLIPPGGEHLGRLAGPVGAGRPASGPAPRRSAAFDLPARPAAVGTARRVVRDLLTAWDVPEGARDDAVLVTSELVTNALVHAAGTRIACRLRRTADRLRIEVEDQAGGPVLPAVRHPGPEDQHGRGLFLVDTLSRDWGVSPVGGRPGGIVWAELPTGPG